GCTACCGTTGGTCCGTGTCAGACGCGCGCCTGGTTGTCTACTGCCAGCATGCCGAGTGAGCGCACAAATTTTTGCGTCAGCATGCCGGTTTCATTACTGGCGGCGGAGGCGCAGAGCATCCCCGTGGAAAGCCAGCGGTTTACCGTTACGCCCTGTTCATTTTTCTCGATAAAGTTGGCGTCGCGGTCGGTTTTCATCAGTTTTGCAATGCGGGTCAGTGCTTCATCCCAGCTAATGCGTTGCCATTTGTCGGAGCCGGGTGCACGGTATTCCGGGTAGCGCAGACGGTTTTCGCTATGAATGTAATCCAGCAGACCGGCGCCCTTCGGACACAATGCGCCACGGCTGACCGGATGATCCGGATCCCCTTCGATATGATAAAGCGCTTCTTTGGCGTTTTTTGCTCCATCTCCCAGGCTATACATTAATAGCCCGCAACCTACGGAACAGTATGTGCAGGTGTTTCGGATCTCTTTCGCGCGCAACAGTTTATAATTTCGCGATTGAGCCAGTGCCATTTTGGGCGTAAATCCCAGCGCAGCAACCGTTGTTCCAGCCATACCGCCCGCGCAGATTTTAAAAAACTTTCTGCGGCTGACGTTCATTGCTTTCCCTCTTTTTCCAGAGTTGTCATGTCGCCGAGGAAACTAACAGCAATACCCATATTTTTTTTGAGTCAAATCAATAACGAAACGGTTCCGCTACTAAATAGTCCCAATTGTCGGTTTTATATACCACTAAGGTGGTAACCCCTCTTTGGATTCACCTGGATAATTTCGCTAAAAAAGTGCTATATATTTCGACTTCTTTTTAGATAAGGCATGGGAAACGGCAAACGGAATGACGAAACAAAAAGCAACGCTGATTGGACTTATAGCCATTGTGCTGTGGAGCACCATGGTAGGTCTGATTCGCGGCGTCAGTGAAGGACTTGGGCCAGTCGGCGGTGCGGCGGCAATTTATTCATTAAGTGGACTGTTACTGATATTTACCGTGGGATTTCCCACTATCCGTCGTTTTCCTGTTGGTTATTTAATCGCCGGTAGTGTGCTGTTTGTCAGTTATGAAATATGTCTGGCGTTATCGTTGGGCTATGCCGCCACACGTCATCAGGCGATTGAGGTCGGTATGGTTAATTATTTATGGCCAAGTCTGACTATTTTATTCGCGATTCTGTTTAATGGTCAAAAAACCAGCTGGATAATCGTTCCTGGATTACTGCTCGCGATAACCGGTATTTGTTGGGTGCTGGGGGGCGAAAATGGTCTGAATCCAGGGGAAATTATCAGCAATATCACCAGCAGTCCATTGAGCTATTTTCTCGCCTTTCTTGGGGCATTTATCTGGGCGACCTACTGTACCGTAACCAATAAATATGCGCGTGGATTTAATGGCATCACGGTTTTTGTTTTACTGACCGCACTCAGTTTGTGGGTCCACTATTTTCTGACGCCGCAACCTGAAATGGTGTTCAGTACACCGGTGGTGATAAAACTGGTCTCTGCCGCCCTGACATTGGGCTTTGCCTATGCGGCCTGGAACGTGGGAATTTTGCACGGGAATGTCACCATCATGGCGGTTGGTTCGTATTTCACTCCGGTGCTGTCATCTGCGCTGGCAGCCGTGCTGCTGAGTGCCCCGCTATCGTTCTCTTTCTGGCAGGGAGCCATTATGGTCTGCATCGGTTCTCTGCTCTGCTGGTGGGCCACACGCCGCGCATAACACTCTACCGGGTTGGTACGCTTTCTGGCCCGGACTTCACCTTCGCGCGACAAATCGTCACTCGTTTATTTTTAGGATATTCATTTTTTGTTAGAAAATTCTTATTTTATTTTTCTACCCACTCAACCATAACTGTATTAATCAATGGAATCGGATTTATTTATTTCATCTTTGGTAAGAGCGTTAACTCTTTAACTTTATGTTAAATTTATGCTAACAAGACGCTAATAAGACAGTGAGTTACATTGTGTGACAATTATTAATCCGTATATAGTACACATTGTTAACTACCTCAATTAATAACCAATTACGCGTATATAGTCCCCTGTGAAAATATTGCATGAAAGGTAATTTCTAAGAATATCTGCGACTCAGATTTGACTTAAGGCGATCTGGATCACACAAATAGAAATAATCTGCAATTACATGAAACTTATTATTGAATTGATACTGCTGCGTAATTTAAAAATAGCTTGCCATTGATTAAATGATTCGATCGACAATGGTTCAGGAATCACACCAAGAAAATTATAAGGATTGTTAACAATGAAACTTAAATTAGTTGCAGTGGCAGTGACTAGCCTGTTGGCAGCAGGCGTCGTGAATGCGGCAGAAGTGTATAACAAAGACGGCAACAAACTGGATCTGTACGGTAAAGTTACCGCTCTGCACTACTTCTCCGACAATGACGGCGATGATGGCGACAAAACTTATGCACGTCTGGGTTTCAAAGGTGAAACGCAGATTAACGATCAGCTGACCGGTTTCGGCCAGTGGGAATATGAATTCAAAGGCAACAACGACGAAGCGAATGGCAACAAAGGCAACAAAACTCGTCTGGCGTTTGCTGGTCTGAAATTTGCTGAGTTCGGTTCTTTCGATTACGGCCGTAACTATGGCGTTGCTTACGACGTTGGCGCATGGACCGACGTTCTGCCTGAGTTCGGTGGTGACACCTGGACCCAGACTGACAACTTCATGACTGCCCGTACCACTGGCGTTGCAACCTACCGTAACACCGACTTCTTCGGTCTGGTTGAAGGCTGGAACTTTGCCCTGCAGTATCAGGGTAAAAACGATCGTGGCGACGAAGTTAAAGCGAACGGTGACGGCTTCGGTCTGTCCACCAGCTATGAGTACGAAGGTTTTGCAGCAAGCGCCGCTTATGCGAAATCTGACCGTACTGATGACCAGGTTGCTTACGGTAACAACAGCCTGAATGCTTCCGGCGACAACGCTGAAGTGTGGGCTGCTGGCCTGAAATATGATGCAAACAACATCTACCTGGCAACTACCTACTCTGAAACTCGTAACATGACGCCGTTCGGTGATGATCACATCGCGAACAAAACTCAGAACTTTGAAGTTGTTGCTCAGTATCAGTTCGACTTCGGTCTGCGTCCGTCCCTGGCTTACCTGAAATCCAAAGGTAAAGACCTGGGTGCATGGGGCGACCAGGATCTGGTTGAATACGTTGATGTTGGCGCAACCTACTACTTCAACAAAAACATGTCTACTTATGTTGATTACAAAATCAACCTGATCGACGAAAGCAACTTTACTCGTGCTGCTGGTGTAGGCACTGACGACATCGTTGCCGTTGGCCTGACCTATCAGTTCTAATTTTTTAGAATTGAGCTGTACAAAAGCCAGCCCACGATGGGCTGGTTTTTTTTCCCCCGAAATCGAATCGGTCATAAGGAGAATGCCGTGCAAACCTATACAGGACGTTGTCTCTGCGGGCAGAGCCATTTCACCGTCGACCTCGAATCCCTCGATGTCTACGCCTGTCACTGTACGATTTGCCAGAAATGGTCCGGTGGGATCGCGATGTATCTGGAAGCCTGTGGGCAGCCGATGATGGATGCCGATGCATCCGACCCGGCGCATTTTGCATCGTCGCCACGCGGGGAACGGTATTTTTGTTCCGGCTGTGGATGTCCGTTGTGGATCAAGTTGACCGACACTGAGCGCTACTTCATTCCCTGGACGTTGCTCGAATTTAACGAGGTCGATCGTCGTCGTCTGATCCTCGCCGCTGAGATTTATACCGAAACGCAACCCGCATTCTGGCGGCTTACAGGTCAGTACGCTCGTCTGAGCGGCAAGGAAGTGGAAGAACTGGACAACCGCTGCCAGTTCACCTACTGAGTTACTCGCGTGCGGCCTTCGCCAGACTGAACCACATGCCGACTGCCAGCAAAATCAGCATGCTCCCGGCGCTGCTTAATGCCACGCTATGCGACCAGGTAAAAGCCTGCTTCGCGGCCAGCAGAACAGGATCCGCCAATGCCGAGGGAAGCGACTGCGCCAGTTGTACCGCTTCACCCATTGAAGACGAGGCACGTTCCATTTCTCCGGCGTTCAGACCGTCAGGCAGCACAATCGACGCAGAGAAACTGCGGCTGAGCAACAGACCAAAGATAGCAATTCCCAGCCCCGCCCCCAGCTCATAGGCCATCGTTTCGATCGCCCCGGCCGCTGCCGCTTTCTCAGCTGGCGCCTCCGCCATGATCGCCGCCGTTGAGGCCAACAGCGCGCTGGCGGCACTGAATCCCAGTAGCGCCATTAACATCCAGGCCTGAATTTGCTGGGTACTGAAATCCGTTGCCGCCAGGCCATAGAAACTCAATGCGCTTAGCGCCATTCCGCCGGTTGCCACTTTCCGCAGCCCCAGTCGTGATACCAGCATCCCGGCAATCGGGCCGCTAAACCCACTGGCCAGCATCACTGGCAGCATAAACAATCCAGCCTGATACGGCGTTAAGCCATGAACAAACTGCAATTCCTGCGCCATTAACAGCTCAAAACCGACCAGTGTAATCATCGCTGTCATCGCCATCACCACGCCGCTTAAGATAATACGATGGGTGAACAGGCGCATATCAATCATGGGACGACTCGCCGCCAGCTGAATGCGGACAAACTGCGCCAGCAACAGTGCGCCGCTCACCAGCGCCAGCGCGATAACGCCGGTGGCTATGTGCCCTTTCAGCGCCGTTTTCGCACTGTAAACCAGCAGCAAAATCGCGACAATCAGCATAATGGCATGTCCCAGATTGAGCGACTGATCGCGACGTCCGGCCTGACGCGGAACATAGCGCGCAGTGAGCGCCACCACGACAAGTACAATCGGCACATTGATTAAGAACACTGAGCCCCAATAGAAGTGCTCAAGCAGCATGCCGCCCACCAGCGGGCCGAATGCCGCCCCGCCAGACCCCACTGCCGCCCAGACGCCAAGCGCCATGTTGCGATGGCGTGCTTGCGAGAAGGTGGCGCGGATCCCGGCCAGCGTCGCCGGTACGATCATCGCCGCGCCAATTGCCAGAATGGCCCGAGTGGCGATCAGCCAGCTGGCGGTGTGGGCAAAGGCGGCAGCCAGTGACGCGAGACCGAACAGCGTCCCGCCGAGGATCAGCAGGCGCTTAAAGCCGATGCGATCGCCGAGCGCGCCCATCGGCAGTACCATCCCTGCCATCACCAGCGAGTAAATATCAATGATCCACAACAGCTCGTTGCCACTGGCAACCAGCGTCATACTCAGCGTGGGTGCGGCAACATGCAGCACCGTTGCATCAATCGCAACAGGAATGTAGACCAGCACAATAATCACTAACGTTAACCACTGACGAAACATAAAGCTCCCTGTAAATACAAACTGGACACATGTCCAGCTTCCACGATCCTACGGAAAATTGAACGTATGTCCAACTTTTTGTTCAGCTACGTGATTATCGAAGATGAGGGTTATTGAATCTGTGAATGATTTTGACGTCGGTGAATGATGGCAATCCAGCGGAATAAAACAGCAAGCCGACCTCCCGTGTCGGCTTACGGGCAGAACAACATCAGCCGAGATCGCCTCCGGCGACCGGTAAGATGACGCCGGTAATATAGCTGGCGTCATCGCTGGCGAGGAACAGGATCGCATTCGCCTGCTCCGCCAGCGTTCCATAGCGGTGCATCAGACTGCTGTCGATGGTCTGATCAATCACCTGCTGATACCACGCCTGCTCCTGGGCGGACGGCGTTTCGTCATTACGCGGAACGAGACGCGCCGGGGCGTCGGTCCCTCCGGGTGCCACCGCATTGATGCGAATACCGCAGCCGCTGTATTCCATTGCAATCGATCGTGTTAGCGCGTTGACGCCGCCCTTCGCGGCTGAATATGGCACGCGGTTTACCCCGCCTGTGGCAACAGAAGAGATATTAACAATACTGCCGCGCCCCTGTTTCAGCATCCACGGGAGCGCTGCGCGGCAGCCCCACAGTGTCGGAAACAGCGAACGACGGATCTCTTTCTCAATCTGATCCGGCTGGTATTCGGCAAACGGTCGGGCCCAGATAGTCCCGCCGACGTTATTGACCAGCACGTCCAGTTGTCCAAAATGCGCGACGCCTGCGGCAAAAACCTGTTCGGTGCTTTCCCATTGTTCCAGGTCCGCTTCCAGCGCCAGCACCTGACACCCACCCGACGCCAGCGTTGCCGCCAGTTCATGGACGTGGCGGGAACGATCGATAAGCAACAGCCGCGCCCCTTCTTGCGCGGCCTGAATAGCGGTCTGGCGACCAATTCCCTGCGCCGCGCCGGTAATGGCCACAACTTTATCGTTAAATCGCATAGAGGCTCCTTACGCCGCCGCACTCTGGCTGGCGATAAATTTTTCGTACCAGAATCCGGCTGGCGTAATGCCCCGCTCGCGTAACGCCGTGGTGATGGCATTGACCATCGGCGGCGGACCACAAAGATAAATATCCACATCGCCCTGATTGAGCATCGCCTCGCTAAGATGATCGGTGACAAACCCGCGCTGTGGACAACCACTTTGCGCGTCGGCGACAACCGGTAACCAGCGGAAGTCAGCCAGTTTCTGCTGAAAGGCGTCCAGCGCGTCGGTTTTGACCAGGTCGACATCATAGGTCACGCCATACAGTAACGAGATCTGACGCTGGCTCCCCTGCGCAGCGAGCGTTTCCAGCATGGACAGCATCGGGGCCAGTCCGGTACCGCCAGCCAGCATCAGCACCGGGCGTTCGCCGTGGCGCAGATAAAAATTGCCCATCGGACCGCTAAGCGTAACGGTATCACCGGGTTGTCCGCGCTGGGTCAGCCACTGACTCATCAACCCACCGGGCACATTACGGATCAGAAAGCGTCCTTCGTTACTGCCCGGCAGCGAACTGAATGAGTAGGCACGCTGCTGCGTCGTCCCCGGAACCTGAATGTTGATGTACTGCCCGGAGAGAAAATGGAGCGCGGTATCCGGGCGTACGATCAGTTCAATCGCGGTGTCAGAGAGCGCATTGATCGCCAGCACATCTGCATGCGTCGTCGTGATGCTGGTTTTACACTGTGCCGCAGCGACCGGCACGTCAATGACACAGTCGCTGGCGGGGATCATCTGGCAGATCAGCACCTGTCGTGCAGTGGCTTCATCCTCGCTCAGCGCCTCTTCCAGAAAGTCCTCTCCCAGCGCGTAATCGCC
The sequence above is drawn from the Citrobacter amalonaticus genome and encodes:
- a CDS encoding MFS transporter, which produces MFRQWLTLVIIVLVYIPVAIDATVLHVAAPTLSMTLVASGNELLWIIDIYSLVMAGMVLPMGALGDRIGFKRLLILGGTLFGLASLAAAFAHTASWLIATRAILAIGAAMIVPATLAGIRATFSQARHRNMALGVWAAVGSGGAAFGPLVGGMLLEHFYWGSVFLINVPIVLVVVALTARYVPRQAGRRDQSLNLGHAIMLIVAILLLVYSAKTALKGHIATGVIALALVSGALLLAQFVRIQLAASRPMIDMRLFTHRIILSGVVMAMTAMITLVGFELLMAQELQFVHGLTPYQAGLFMLPVMLASGFSGPIAGMLVSRLGLRKVATGGMALSALSFYGLAATDFSTQQIQAWMLMALLGFSAASALLASTAAIMAEAPAEKAAAAGAIETMAYELGAGLGIAIFGLLLSRSFSASIVLPDGLNAGEMERASSSMGEAVQLAQSLPSALADPVLLAAKQAFTWSHSVALSSAGSMLILLAVGMWFSLAKAARE
- the yddG gene encoding aromatic amino acid efflux DMT transporter YddG, translated to MTKQKATLIGLIAIVLWSTMVGLIRGVSEGLGPVGGAAAIYSLSGLLLIFTVGFPTIRRFPVGYLIAGSVLFVSYEICLALSLGYAATRHQAIEVGMVNYLWPSLTILFAILFNGQKTSWIIVPGLLLAITGICWVLGGENGLNPGEIISNITSSPLSYFLAFLGAFIWATYCTVTNKYARGFNGITVFVLLTALSLWVHYFLTPQPEMVFSTPVVIKLVSAALTLGFAYAAWNVGILHGNVTIMAVGSYFTPVLSSALAAVLLSAPLSFSFWQGAIMVCIGSLLCWWATRRA
- a CDS encoding 1,6-dihydroxycyclohexa-2,4-diene-1-carboxylate dehydrogenase, which encodes MRFNDKVVAITGAAQGIGRQTAIQAAQEGARLLLIDRSRHVHELAATLASGGCQVLALEADLEQWESTEQVFAAGVAHFGQLDVLVNNVGGTIWARPFAEYQPDQIEKEIRRSLFPTLWGCRAALPWMLKQGRGSIVNISSVATGGVNRVPYSAAKGGVNALTRSIAMEYSGCGIRINAVAPGGTDAPARLVPRNDETPSAQEQAWYQQVIDQTIDSSLMHRYGTLAEQANAILFLASDDASYITGVILPVAGGDLG
- the ompC gene encoding porin OmpC codes for the protein MKLKLVAVAVTSLLAAGVVNAAEVYNKDGNKLDLYGKVTALHYFSDNDGDDGDKTYARLGFKGETQINDQLTGFGQWEYEFKGNNDEANGNKGNKTRLAFAGLKFAEFGSFDYGRNYGVAYDVGAWTDVLPEFGGDTWTQTDNFMTARTTGVATYRNTDFFGLVEGWNFALQYQGKNDRGDEVKANGDGFGLSTSYEYEGFAASAAYAKSDRTDDQVAYGNNSLNASGDNAEVWAAGLKYDANNIYLATTYSETRNMTPFGDDHIANKTQNFEVVAQYQFDFGLRPSLAYLKSKGKDLGAWGDQDLVEYVDVGATYYFNKNMSTYVDYKINLIDESNFTRAAGVGTDDIVAVGLTYQF
- a CDS encoding GFA family protein, which codes for MQTYTGRCLCGQSHFTVDLESLDVYACHCTICQKWSGGIAMYLEACGQPMMDADASDPAHFASSPRGERYFCSGCGCPLWIKLTDTERYFIPWTLLEFNEVDRRRLILAAEIYTETQPAFWRLTGQYARLSGKEVEELDNRCQFTY
- the benC gene encoding benzoate 1,2-dioxygenase electron transfer component BenC — encoded protein: MSFTIALNFEDGITRFIQCNAGEKVLDAAYRQKVNLPMDCSDGVCGTCKCHCASGDYALGEDFLEEALSEDEATARQVLICQMIPASDCVIDVPVAAAQCKTSITTTHADVLAINALSDTAIELIVRPDTALHFLSGQYINIQVPGTTQQRAYSFSSLPGSNEGRFLIRNVPGGLMSQWLTQRGQPGDTVTLSGPMGNFYLRHGERPVLMLAGGTGLAPMLSMLETLAAQGSQRQISLLYGVTYDVDLVKTDALDAFQQKLADFRWLPVVADAQSGCPQRGFVTDHLSEAMLNQGDVDIYLCGPPPMVNAITTALRERGITPAGFWYEKFIASQSAAA